Proteins from a genomic interval of Candidatus Deferrimicrobium sp.:
- the cobA gene encoding uroporphyrinogen-III C-methyltransferase produces MSEMLRYLPAFHDVRGASVLVVGAGTVGTRKIEALLAGGARITVVAKVFSAVVEERAAHGDLMVLRGAFHPDQMEGAEFIFAATPDRTLNRRISAEARRRRIPVNVADSPEECTFLLPAVVREEEFTVAISTGGRHPGAAKALREFLEEYRAEISVRLERGRRRKRIAARPGKVYIVGAGPGDPDLLTVRALGLLRSADVVIYDYLVPQEILSLASGKAAKICYARRGRTAGHGAVLKQNAIHEAMVRLAREGKSVVRLKSGDPLVFGRGGEEAEHLSRKEIPFEIVPGITAALGCAAAAAIPLTHRERSSSVTFVAGHETDEKGKSAVDWGLLPKDGTLAIYMGVGRVAAIADDLTAAGFSPDTAFAIVENGSRPEQRVVRGILSDLSRIALNSGIRSPAILFVGRTAAALPYESTEERSDESVAQGV; encoded by the coding sequence GGTGGTGGCGAAGGTATTTTCCGCGGTCGTGGAGGAGCGCGCGGCTCACGGGGATCTCATGGTCCTACGAGGCGCTTTCCATCCCGACCAGATGGAAGGGGCTGAATTCATCTTCGCCGCCACTCCCGACCGGACGCTGAACCGCCGTATATCGGCCGAGGCCAGGAGGCGCCGTATACCCGTCAACGTGGCGGACTCTCCGGAGGAATGCACCTTCCTCCTCCCCGCCGTGGTCCGGGAAGAGGAATTCACGGTGGCGATCTCCACGGGAGGAAGGCATCCGGGGGCGGCGAAAGCGCTGCGGGAGTTCCTCGAGGAGTACCGGGCGGAGATCTCGGTCCGCCTGGAGCGGGGGCGACGCCGGAAGCGGATCGCTGCGAGGCCGGGAAAAGTGTACATCGTCGGTGCCGGGCCGGGAGACCCCGATCTGCTCACCGTCCGTGCGCTGGGGTTGCTGCGAAGCGCGGACGTCGTTATTTACGACTACCTGGTTCCGCAGGAAATCCTGTCCCTTGCCTCCGGAAAGGCGGCGAAGATCTGCTACGCCCGGCGGGGAAGAACCGCCGGTCACGGAGCGGTCCTGAAGCAGAACGCGATCCACGAGGCGATGGTCCGGCTGGCGCGGGAGGGGAAATCCGTCGTCCGCCTGAAATCCGGCGACCCGCTCGTGTTCGGACGGGGCGGCGAGGAGGCGGAGCATCTCTCACGGAAAGAGATTCCCTTCGAGATCGTCCCGGGGATCACCGCCGCGTTGGGGTGCGCGGCGGCGGCGGCGATCCCGCTGACGCACCGCGAGAGATCCTCATCCGTCACCTTCGTCGCCGGCCACGAGACCGACGAAAAGGGGAAAAGCGCCGTCGACTGGGGCCTCCTGCCGAAGGACGGGACCCTCGCCATCTACATGGGAGTCGGACGGGTGGCGGCCATCGCCGATGATCTCACCGCAGCGGGGTTTTCGCCCGATACCGCGTTCGCCATCGTCGAAAACGGGAGCCGACCGGAGCAGCGGGTCGTCCGCGGGATCCTGTCCGACCTGTCCCGGATCGCCCTGAATTCGGGTATCCGTTCCCCGGCGATCCTCTTCGTGGGGCGCACCGCCGCGGCTTTGCCATACGAATCCACCGAGGAGAGATCCGATGAATCTGTCGCGCAGGGTGTTTGA